Proteins found in one Tsukamurella paurometabola DSM 20162 genomic segment:
- the gyrA gene encoding DNA gyrase subunit A, with translation MTDTTPPTETGGHDRIEPVDIQQEMQRSYIDYAMSVIVGRALPEVRDGMKPVQRRILYASYDAGYRPDRSYVKSAKPVAETMGNYHPHGDSAIYDALVRLAQPWSMRYPLIDGQGNFGSPGNDPAAAMRYTEARLTPLAMEMLRGIDQETVDFAPNYDGKTQEPTVLPARVPNLLMNGSGGIAVGMATNIPPHNLREIAEAVFWCLENYDADSEATLEACMERVKGPDFPTHGLIVGGQGIKDAYSTGRGSIRMRGVVEVEEDSKGATELVITELPYQVNPDNLVLSIAEQVRDGKIAGISKIEDQSSDRVGMRIVVRLKRDAVAKVVLNNLYKHSQLQTSFGANMLSIVDGVPRTLRLDQMIRYYVAHQLDVIVRRTKFLLRKAEERAHILRGLVKALDALDEVIALIRASQTTEIARTGLMELLDVDELQANAILDMQLRKLAALERQKIIDELAEIEREIADLKDILDKPERQRAIVRDELGEIVEKFGDDRRTKIIAADGDVTDEDLIAREDVVVTITETGYAKRTKTDLYRSQKRGGKGVKGADLKQDDIVRHFFVCSTHDWILFFTTKGRVYRAKAYELPEQSRTARGQHVANLLAFQPEERIAQVIQIKGYDDAPYLVLATKNGLVKKSRLEDFDSNRSGGIVAINLRDEDELVGAALVSSEDDLLLVSKNAQSIRFSATDEALRPMGRATSGVQGMRFNGDDQLLALNVVQEDTYLLVATSGGYAKRTAMDDYPVQGRGGKGVLTIQFDPKRGDLVGALIVNDETELYAITSGGGVIRTAARQVRKAGRQTKGVRLMNLGEGTTLLAIARNADETDETSDETEQATTEE, from the coding sequence ATGACTGACACCACCCCGCCCACCGAGACCGGTGGTCACGACCGGATCGAACCGGTCGACATCCAGCAGGAGATGCAGCGCAGCTACATCGATTACGCCATGAGCGTGATCGTGGGCCGCGCGCTGCCCGAGGTGCGCGACGGTATGAAGCCGGTGCAGCGCCGTATCCTGTACGCGTCGTACGACGCCGGCTACCGCCCCGACCGCAGCTATGTGAAGTCGGCCAAGCCCGTCGCCGAGACCATGGGCAACTACCACCCGCACGGCGACTCCGCGATCTACGACGCGCTGGTCCGGCTCGCGCAGCCCTGGTCGATGCGGTACCCGCTGATCGACGGACAGGGCAATTTCGGCTCGCCCGGTAATGATCCCGCGGCCGCCATGCGCTACACCGAGGCTCGCCTCACCCCGCTCGCCATGGAGATGCTGCGCGGAATCGACCAGGAGACCGTCGATTTCGCGCCCAACTACGACGGCAAGACGCAGGAGCCCACCGTGCTCCCCGCGCGTGTGCCCAACCTGCTGATGAACGGCTCCGGCGGTATCGCCGTCGGCATGGCCACCAACATCCCGCCGCACAATCTGCGCGAGATCGCCGAAGCGGTGTTCTGGTGCCTGGAGAACTACGACGCCGACTCCGAGGCCACGCTCGAGGCGTGCATGGAGCGAGTCAAGGGCCCCGACTTCCCGACCCACGGGCTCATCGTGGGTGGCCAGGGCATCAAGGACGCCTACTCCACCGGCCGCGGCTCCATCCGCATGCGCGGCGTGGTGGAGGTGGAGGAGGACTCCAAGGGCGCAACGGAACTCGTCATCACCGAGCTGCCCTACCAGGTGAACCCCGACAACCTCGTGCTGTCGATCGCCGAGCAGGTCCGGGACGGCAAGATCGCCGGCATCAGCAAGATCGAGGACCAATCCTCCGACCGCGTCGGCATGCGGATCGTGGTGCGGCTCAAGCGCGATGCCGTCGCCAAGGTGGTGCTGAACAACCTCTACAAGCACAGCCAGCTGCAGACCAGCTTCGGCGCCAACATGCTGTCCATCGTGGACGGTGTGCCGCGCACCCTGCGGCTGGACCAGATGATCCGCTACTACGTGGCGCACCAGTTGGACGTCATCGTGCGGCGCACCAAGTTCCTGCTCCGCAAGGCGGAGGAGCGCGCCCACATTCTGCGCGGCCTGGTCAAGGCGCTCGACGCCCTCGACGAGGTGATCGCGTTGATCCGCGCCTCGCAGACGACGGAGATCGCACGCACGGGCCTGATGGAGCTGCTCGATGTCGATGAGCTCCAGGCCAACGCCATCCTCGACATGCAGCTGCGCAAGCTGGCGGCCCTGGAGCGGCAGAAGATCATCGACGAACTCGCCGAGATCGAGCGCGAGATCGCCGACCTCAAGGACATTCTCGACAAGCCCGAGCGGCAGCGCGCCATCGTGCGCGACGAGCTGGGCGAGATCGTCGAGAAGTTCGGCGACGACCGCCGCACCAAGATCATCGCGGCCGACGGCGACGTGACCGACGAGGATCTCATCGCCCGCGAGGACGTGGTCGTCACGATCACCGAGACCGGCTACGCCAAGCGCACCAAGACCGACCTGTACCGCAGCCAGAAGCGCGGCGGAAAGGGCGTCAAGGGAGCCGATCTCAAGCAGGACGACATCGTGCGGCACTTCTTCGTGTGCTCGACCCACGACTGGATCCTGTTCTTCACCACCAAGGGTCGCGTCTACCGGGCCAAGGCCTACGAGCTGCCCGAGCAGAGCCGCACCGCACGCGGTCAGCACGTCGCGAACCTGCTGGCCTTCCAGCCCGAGGAGCGGATCGCTCAGGTGATCCAGATCAAGGGCTACGACGATGCGCCGTACCTGGTGCTGGCCACCAAGAACGGTCTTGTGAAGAAGTCCCGCCTGGAGGACTTCGACTCGAACCGCAGCGGCGGCATCGTCGCCATCAACCTGCGCGACGAGGACGAGCTGGTGGGTGCCGCGCTGGTCTCCTCCGAGGATGATCTGCTGCTGGTGAGCAAGAATGCCCAGTCGATCCGGTTCTCCGCGACCGACGAGGCCCTGCGCCCGATGGGCCGCGCAACCTCCGGTGTGCAGGGGATGCGGTTCAACGGCGACGATCAGCTGTTGGCGCTCAACGTGGTCCAGGAGGACACCTACCTCTTGGTGGCCACTTCGGGCGGTTATGCCAAGCGCACCGCGATGGACGACTACCCTGTGCAGGGGCGTGGCGGCAAGGGCGTGCTGACGATCCAGTTCGACCCGAAGCGCGGTGACCTGGTGGGCGCGCTCATCGTCAACGATGAGACCGAGCTCTACGCGATCACCTCGGGTGGCGGAGTCATCCGCACCGCCGCGCGGCAGGTCCGCAAGGCGGGTCGCCAGACCAAGGGTGTCCGGCTGATGAACCTCGGCGAAGGCACTACGCTTCTGGCCATCGCGCGGAACGCCGACGAGACCGACGAGACGAGCGACGAGACCGAGCAGGCGACCACCGAGGAATAA